One region of Citrus sinensis cultivar Valencia sweet orange chromosome 6, DVS_A1.0, whole genome shotgun sequence genomic DNA includes:
- the LOC102629772 gene encoding NAP1-related protein 2-like isoform X2, which produces MVADRGKKSKVAEDENADGIDTELVLSIEKLQEVQDELEKVNEEASDKVLEIEQKYNEIRRPVYNKRNEIIKSIPDFWLNAFLSHPVLCDLLNEEDQKIFKNMNSLDVEDFKDVKSGYCITFIFNENPHFENTKLSKTFTFLDEGTTKITGTVIKWKEGMGSTNGINHEKNGNKRPLAEESFFSWFAETEQKDFVELQDEVAEIIKEDLWPNPLKYFNNENGENGDGDEDGN; this is translated from the exons ATGGTGGCTGACAGGGGAAAGAAATCAAAGGTGGCTGAGGATGAGAATGCGGACGGCATCGACACTGAACTTGTTCTCTCCATTGAGAAATTGCAGGAGGTCCAAGATGAGCTTGAAAAG GTGAATGAAGAAGCAAGTGACAAAGTGTTGGAGATAGAGCAGAAATATAATGAGATACGCAGGCCTGTCTACAACAAGCGGAATGAGATCATCAAATCTATTCCAGACTTCTGGTTAAATGCC TTCCTGAGTCATCCTGTGCTTTGCGATCTTCTGAATGAGGAAGACCAGAAG ATCTTCAAAAATATGAATTCTCTTGACGTTGAGGACTTCAAAGATGTGAAATCAGGATACTGCATCACATTT attttcaaTGAGAATCCTCATTTTGAAAACACAAAGTTGTCAAAAACATTTACTTTCCTTGACGAGGGAACAACTAAGATAACTGGTACTGTCATTAAGTGGAAAGAAGGCATG GGCTCTACTAATGGAATCAATCATGAGAAAAATGGAAACAAGCGACCATTGGCTGAAGAGAG CTTCTTTAGTTGGTTTGCTGAAACCGAACAGAAAGATTTTGTTGAGCTTCAAGATGAG GTGGCCGAAATTATTAAGGAGGATTTGTGGCCCAATCCTCTCAAGTATTTCAACAAT GAAAATGGCGAAAATGGCGATGGGGATGAAGATGGTAATTAG
- the LOC102629772 gene encoding NAP1-related protein 2-like isoform X1, which translates to MVADRGKKSKVAEDENADGIDTELVLSIEKLQEVQDELEKVNEEASDKVLEIEQKYNEIRRPVYNKRNEIIKSIPDFWLNAFLSHPVLCDLLNEEDQKIFKNMNSLDVEDFKDVKSGYCITFIFNENPHFENTKLSKTFTFLDEGTTKITGTVIKWKEGMGSTNGINHEKNGNKRPLAEESFFSWFAETEQKDFVELQDEVAEIIKEDLWPNPLKYFNNEAGEEESDGDDEENGENGDGDEDGN; encoded by the exons ATGGTGGCTGACAGGGGAAAGAAATCAAAGGTGGCTGAGGATGAGAATGCGGACGGCATCGACACTGAACTTGTTCTCTCCATTGAGAAATTGCAGGAGGTCCAAGATGAGCTTGAAAAG GTGAATGAAGAAGCAAGTGACAAAGTGTTGGAGATAGAGCAGAAATATAATGAGATACGCAGGCCTGTCTACAACAAGCGGAATGAGATCATCAAATCTATTCCAGACTTCTGGTTAAATGCC TTCCTGAGTCATCCTGTGCTTTGCGATCTTCTGAATGAGGAAGACCAGAAG ATCTTCAAAAATATGAATTCTCTTGACGTTGAGGACTTCAAAGATGTGAAATCAGGATACTGCATCACATTT attttcaaTGAGAATCCTCATTTTGAAAACACAAAGTTGTCAAAAACATTTACTTTCCTTGACGAGGGAACAACTAAGATAACTGGTACTGTCATTAAGTGGAAAGAAGGCATG GGCTCTACTAATGGAATCAATCATGAGAAAAATGGAAACAAGCGACCATTGGCTGAAGAGAG CTTCTTTAGTTGGTTTGCTGAAACCGAACAGAAAGATTTTGTTGAGCTTCAAGATGAG GTGGCCGAAATTATTAAGGAGGATTTGTGGCCCAATCCTCTCAAGTATTTCAACAAT GAGGCTGGTGAAGAAGAGTCTGATGGAGATGACGAG GAAAATGGCGAAAATGGCGATGGGGATGAAGATGGTAATTAG